Proteins from a single region of Bogoriella caseilytica:
- the moeB gene encoding molybdopterin-synthase adenylyltransferase MoeB: protein MRPVVEPGPELTRAQLQRYSRHILLGPIGRDGQRRLLHARVAVVGAGGLGAPVIQYLAAAGIGRLTVIDDDVVEASNLQRQVIHSQATLGRPKATSAAEAASSLNPDVTVTARQVRLEQANATELLGGHDLVIDGTDNFPTRYLISDVCAELGLPVVWGSILRFDAQVSVFWAGEAAEPQVTLRDLFPHPPDEGTTPSCGEAGVLGAMCGQVGSVMATEAIKLLTGAGQTLLGRILVLDALTQRWREIPLQPPAAPRDERSRGAFAADPPPKARIVEDPPAEVPAIDVLELQRRLAARDRSGPSTVLIDVREAPEREIAVIPGAVHVPLEEILRAPAAAIGHVLDEAERDEAERTKAERDEAGHDGPPEVLVHCRSGQRSARAVVALRAAGIPAVTVTGGILAWGEQIDPTLARY from the coding sequence ATGCGCCCTGTGGTCGAGCCCGGCCCCGAGCTCACCCGCGCGCAGCTGCAGCGCTACTCCCGCCATATCCTGCTCGGCCCGATCGGTCGGGACGGGCAGCGCCGTCTGCTCCATGCCCGCGTCGCAGTGGTCGGCGCAGGCGGACTTGGGGCTCCGGTGATCCAGTACCTGGCAGCCGCCGGCATCGGCCGGCTGACCGTGATCGACGACGACGTCGTGGAGGCGAGCAATCTCCAGCGCCAGGTCATCCACTCCCAGGCCACCCTCGGGCGACCCAAGGCCACCTCCGCCGCCGAGGCAGCCTCGTCGCTGAACCCCGACGTCACGGTCACGGCCCGGCAGGTTCGGCTGGAGCAGGCCAATGCGACCGAACTCCTCGGCGGCCATGACCTGGTGATTGACGGCACGGACAACTTCCCCACCCGCTACCTCATCTCCGACGTCTGCGCCGAGCTGGGCCTGCCCGTGGTGTGGGGCTCGATCCTGCGCTTCGATGCCCAGGTCTCGGTCTTCTGGGCGGGTGAAGCCGCCGAGCCGCAGGTGACGCTGCGCGACCTCTTTCCCCACCCGCCGGACGAGGGCACCACACCCTCCTGCGGTGAGGCCGGCGTGTTGGGGGCCATGTGCGGGCAGGTGGGCTCGGTGATGGCCACTGAAGCCATCAAGCTCCTCACCGGCGCCGGGCAGACGCTGCTCGGGCGGATCCTCGTCCTGGACGCCCTCACCCAACGATGGCGGGAGATCCCCCTGCAGCCTCCCGCTGCGCCCCGTGATGAGCGGTCCCGTGGGGCGTTCGCGGCCGACCCGCCCCCTAAGGCCCGGATCGTTGAGGACCCGCCCGCCGAGGTGCCCGCCATCGACGTCCTTGAGCTACAGCGGCGACTGGCCGCCCGCGACCGCAGCGGCCCTTCCACCGTGCTGATCGACGTACGGGAGGCCCCCGAGCGCGAGATCGCCGTCATCCCCGGCGCCGTGCACGTGCCGCTCGAGGAGATCCTTCGCGCGCCGGCCGCAGCGATCGGGCACGTGCTTGACGAGGCTGAGCGGGACGAGGCGGAGCGAACCAAGGCTGAGCGGGACGAGGCCGGGCACGACGGCCCACCCGAGGTCCTGGTCCACTGCCGTTCCGGCCAGCGTTCGGCTCGCGCCGTGGTGGCCCTGCGCGCAGCCGGGATCCCGGCAGTGACCGTGACCGGTGGCATCCTGGCGTGGGGCGAGCAGATCGACCCCACCCTGGCGCGGTACTGA
- the glp gene encoding gephyrin-like molybdotransferase Glp — protein MITVEEHLSRILGTVRPLPVREVPLLESRGTLLAADVTATLAVPPFDNSAMDGFAVRCADVEHASAERPVTLTVIGDIPAGARELPAVAAGEAARIMTGAPMPPGADGVVKVEDTDQAAGPAGGRELPSAVRIVAPARERIRRRGEDLDPGDPVLRAGIFIGPRAIAAAASTGHAVLPVRPRPRVGVLATGDELTDPGLTPGPGQIPDSNSVLLLSLLEVLGATPVPMGRVGDEPAELQSLLSTRLGEIDALITTGGVSAGTYDVVKEVLSERGGVEFVAVAMQPGKPQGFGELSDGERTVPIFCLPGNPVSVFVSVMVLVTPALEVLSGWTDGGPPEPFLVDAVAAEGWRCPPGRRQYLPVTLEIPEAGDAADEVGRDVGEELLRVRPVSGSGSHLVASLARAEALAVIESDVEQIEPGDAVRVMMVP, from the coding sequence GTGATCACCGTCGAGGAACACCTCTCCCGCATCCTGGGCACGGTCCGCCCGCTACCAGTCCGTGAGGTTCCCCTGCTGGAGAGCCGCGGAACGCTCCTGGCCGCCGACGTCACGGCCACACTCGCCGTCCCGCCCTTCGACAACTCCGCGATGGATGGCTTCGCGGTGCGCTGCGCCGACGTGGAGCACGCCTCGGCCGAGCGGCCTGTCACGCTCACCGTCATCGGCGACATCCCGGCCGGGGCGCGTGAGCTTCCCGCCGTCGCGGCCGGTGAGGCCGCGCGGATCATGACCGGGGCCCCCATGCCTCCGGGCGCCGACGGCGTGGTGAAGGTGGAAGACACGGACCAGGCAGCCGGGCCGGCAGGCGGGCGGGAGCTCCCGTCCGCGGTGCGGATCGTCGCCCCGGCCCGCGAGCGCATCCGGCGCCGCGGCGAGGACCTCGACCCCGGTGACCCGGTGCTCCGGGCGGGAATCTTCATCGGCCCGCGCGCCATCGCGGCCGCAGCCTCGACCGGCCACGCCGTCCTGCCGGTGCGCCCCCGCCCCCGGGTGGGGGTGCTCGCCACCGGCGATGAGCTCACCGATCCCGGCCTCACGCCGGGCCCCGGCCAGATCCCGGACTCGAACTCGGTGCTCCTGCTCTCGCTACTGGAGGTCCTGGGCGCCACGCCCGTACCGATGGGCCGCGTCGGCGACGAACCGGCTGAACTGCAGTCCCTGCTCAGCACCCGGCTCGGCGAGATCGATGCGCTGATCACCACCGGTGGGGTCAGCGCCGGCACCTACGACGTCGTCAAGGAGGTGCTGAGCGAGCGCGGCGGCGTGGAGTTCGTCGCGGTGGCCATGCAGCCGGGCAAACCGCAGGGCTTCGGGGAGCTCAGCGACGGCGAGCGCACGGTGCCGATCTTCTGCCTGCCCGGAAACCCGGTGAGCGTCTTCGTCTCCGTCATGGTGCTGGTCACGCCGGCCCTGGAGGTGCTCAGCGGCTGGACGGACGGCGGGCCGCCGGAGCCCTTCCTCGTCGACGCCGTCGCCGCCGAGGGCTGGCGTTGCCCTCCCGGTCGGCGGCAGTACCTGCCGGTCACCCTGGAGATCCCGGAGGCAGGCGACGCTGCCGACGAAGTCGGGCGGGACGTCGGCGAGGAGCTGCTGCGCGTCCGCCCGGTCTCCGGCTCCGGATCCCACCTCGTGGCCTCCCTCGCCCGAGCCGAGGCGCTGGCCGTGATCGAGTCCGATGTGGAGCAGATCGAGCCGGGCGACGCGGTGCGCGTCATGATGGTGCCGTGA
- the moaC gene encoding cyclic pyranopterin monophosphate synthase MoaC codes for MKFTHLDDAGQARMVDVTAKQPTVREAVARGEVRCSAEVMAALREGTVPKGDALAVARIAGIAAAKRTPELLPLAHVIGVHGAAVDLELAADRVLITATVRTADRTGVEMEAMTAVSVAALAVVDMVKGVDRSAEIASVRVVAKSGGRSGDWRRGE; via the coding sequence GTGAAGTTCACCCACCTGGACGACGCCGGCCAAGCCCGGATGGTCGATGTCACCGCGAAGCAACCCACCGTGCGCGAGGCCGTGGCCCGCGGCGAGGTGCGCTGTTCGGCCGAGGTGATGGCCGCGCTGCGTGAGGGCACGGTGCCCAAGGGTGATGCGCTGGCCGTCGCCCGGATCGCCGGTATCGCTGCGGCGAAGCGCACCCCGGAGTTGCTGCCCCTGGCGCATGTGATCGGCGTGCACGGCGCCGCGGTGGACCTGGAGCTGGCTGCGGACCGCGTGCTCATCACCGCCACCGTGCGCACCGCGGATCGCACCGGGGTGGAGATGGAGGCCATGACGGCGGTGTCCGTGGCTGCACTGGCCGTGGTCGACATGGTCAAGGGTGTGGATCGTTCGGCCGAGATCGCCTCGGTGCGAGTCGTCGCGAAGTCCGGTGGGCGATCCGGGGACTGGCGCCGGGGCGAGTGA